Proteins from a genomic interval of Sphingobacterium lactis:
- a CDS encoding lysylphosphatidylglycerol synthase transmembrane domain-containing protein — translation MDKSKLWAIAKNVLKVVITLGAIYWVSTKISLVELKEALQTSNPLFLTLALLTYFFSQMIASSRLNSFFKAIGLQLTERYNFRLYQLGLLYNFFLPGGIGGDGYKIFFLKKNFQISRRQVLGAVFFDRLSGLWALCIIIGALVIFMPRLAIPNAVTIAVLVVGTLSYLYVLRLFFKPFLKSFLATHFKALCVQGLQTLTAIFILYAMHFDGKFSPFLLIFMVSSLVAIVPSIGGAIGLRESVIFSLATYLKLDPHIAVTISLIFYIISLLVASSGIYYIFRPQRLGADKLPSAKEVEEEIEDEE, via the coding sequence ATGGACAAATCAAAACTTTGGGCAATCGCAAAAAATGTACTGAAGGTAGTCATTACCTTAGGTGCCATTTATTGGGTGTCCACAAAAATATCCTTGGTTGAACTCAAAGAGGCGCTCCAAACCAGTAACCCTCTATTTTTGACCCTGGCTTTACTGACCTATTTTTTCTCCCAGATGATCGCCTCCTCCCGACTGAACTCTTTCTTTAAGGCCATCGGGTTGCAACTCACGGAACGTTACAATTTCAGGCTGTACCAATTGGGACTACTGTACAACTTTTTCCTGCCGGGCGGCATTGGTGGTGATGGATACAAGATATTTTTCCTGAAGAAGAACTTCCAGATCTCCAGACGGCAGGTGTTGGGGGCGGTATTCTTTGACCGGTTGAGTGGACTTTGGGCCCTCTGTATCATTATCGGCGCATTGGTCATCTTTATGCCCCGACTGGCCATACCAAATGCCGTAACCATCGCCGTACTTGTCGTGGGTACGCTAAGTTATCTCTATGTCCTGCGCTTATTCTTCAAGCCTTTTCTAAAGAGTTTCTTGGCAACACACTTCAAAGCACTCTGCGTGCAGGGGTTACAGACGCTGACCGCGATTTTCATCCTCTACGCCATGCATTTTGACGGCAAATTCTCCCCTTTTCTGTTGATCTTCATGGTCTCTTCCCTAGTGGCCATTGTACCATCCATTGGGGGAGCTATCGGACTCCGGGAATCGGTTATCTTCAGTTTGGCGACCTACCTCAAACTGGATCCCCACATTGCAGTAACAATCAGTTTAATTTTTTATATCATCTCTCTTTTGGTTGCTTCAAGCGGTATCTATTACATCTTTAGACCGCAGCGACTGGGCGCTGACAAGCTCCCTTCCGCGAAAGAAGTCGAAGAAGAAATTGAAGACGAAGAATAA
- the gmd gene encoding GDP-mannose 4,6-dehydratase codes for MSQESQKVALITGITGQDGAYLAEFLLKKGYIVHGLKRRSSLFNTDRIDHLYQDPHQLGRNFVLHYGDLTDSTNLIRIIQEIQPQEIYNLAAQSHVKVSFDTPEYTANADGIGTLRILEAVRLLGLTDKTRIYQASTSELYGLVQAVPQSETTPFYPRSPYAVAKLYAYWITVNYREAYNMYACNGILFNHESPVRGETFVTRKITRAAAKIALGLQDKLYLGNLSAQRDWGHAKDYVEAMWLILQQEKPEDFVIATGVTTTVRDFVRMSFAELGVEIEFSGKGEAEKGVIIDRDDERLKALGLDPEKIKLGQTVVKVDPAYYRPTEVDLLIGDPTKANSKLGWIPKYNLEMLVNEMVLSDLKLMQREEYLKEGGFDILNYFE; via the coding sequence ATGAGTCAAGAAAGTCAAAAGGTTGCACTGATTACCGGAATCACGGGGCAAGATGGTGCCTATTTAGCCGAATTTTTGTTGAAAAAAGGTTATATCGTTCACGGCCTTAAAAGAAGAAGTTCCCTTTTCAATACCGATCGTATCGATCACTTGTACCAGGACCCGCACCAATTGGGCCGCAATTTTGTTTTGCACTATGGTGATCTGACCGATTCGACCAACCTCATTCGTATCATTCAGGAAATCCAACCACAGGAAATCTATAACCTGGCGGCACAATCGCATGTTAAGGTTAGCTTTGATACACCAGAATACACAGCCAATGCCGATGGTATCGGAACGCTCCGGATCTTGGAGGCTGTCCGTTTGTTGGGATTGACGGATAAAACACGCATCTATCAAGCTTCCACCTCGGAGCTTTATGGTCTGGTGCAAGCGGTGCCGCAGAGTGAAACAACCCCATTCTATCCGCGCAGCCCGTATGCGGTGGCAAAATTATACGCTTATTGGATTACCGTGAACTATCGGGAGGCCTATAACATGTATGCCTGCAATGGGATTCTTTTCAACCATGAAAGCCCTGTGCGTGGTGAAACCTTCGTAACGCGCAAGATTACGCGCGCTGCAGCGAAGATTGCCTTGGGACTTCAGGATAAACTTTATTTAGGAAACCTATCTGCGCAGCGCGATTGGGGCCATGCGAAAGATTACGTTGAAGCCATGTGGTTGATCCTACAACAGGAAAAGCCAGAGGATTTCGTCATTGCAACCGGTGTGACGACCACCGTTCGTGATTTTGTGCGCATGAGTTTTGCCGAGCTAGGTGTAGAGATTGAGTTTTCCGGGAAAGGAGAAGCCGAAAAAGGAGTAATCATCGACCGTGATGACGAGCGCTTGAAAGCATTAGGGCTGGATCCAGAGAAAATAAAATTAGGACAAACCGTAGTTAAGGTTGATCCTGCATATTACCGCCCAACAGAGGTGGATCTGTTAATAGGCGATCCGACCAAGGCCAATTCCAAATTGGGCTGGATACCGAAATATAACCTTGAAATGTTGGTCAACGAAATGGTATTGTCTGATTTAAAGCTGATGCAGCGGGAGGAATACCTGAAGGAAGGTGGTTTTGATATCTTAAATTATTTTGAATAA
- a CDS encoding SDR family NAD(P)-dependent oxidoreductase has protein sequence MANIIITGASSGIGFEAVLDLTANKEHTVIALARSADKLRKLHEIASSLNHDGGTLYPAQFDIVRDDYPNSLIPFIKSKFDKVDILINNAGALINKPFLETSIEEIAVMLQSNYLGHVQMIQHIAPLMEAGSHIVNISSMGGFQGSSKFPGLAAYSASKGALGILTECLAEEFKDRGIKVNCLALGSSQTEMFEAAFPGLQAGTLAFEMGRYVAEFAQNGQKYFNGKILPVSNTTP, from the coding sequence ATGGCAAATATTATCATCACCGGAGCAAGCAGTGGAATAGGATTTGAAGCAGTTTTGGACCTGACGGCAAACAAGGAACATACCGTGATTGCCCTGGCTCGATCGGCAGATAAGCTCCGTAAATTGCACGAAATAGCATCCTCCCTCAACCACGATGGCGGAACCCTTTATCCGGCACAGTTTGATATCGTCCGTGACGACTATCCAAATTCATTGATCCCATTCATCAAATCGAAATTCGACAAAGTGGATATCCTGATCAACAACGCCGGCGCACTGATCAACAAACCATTTCTGGAAACCTCCATTGAGGAAATCGCCGTCATGTTGCAATCGAATTACCTGGGCCATGTCCAGATGATCCAGCACATCGCTCCTTTGATGGAAGCAGGCAGCCACATCGTCAACATCAGCAGCATGGGCGGATTTCAGGGTTCTTCCAAGTTTCCTGGTCTTGCCGCCTATTCGGCCAGCAAAGGCGCCTTGGGTATTCTGACCGAGTGCTTGGCGGAGGAATTCAAGGACAGGGGCATCAAAGTGAATTGCCTAGCATTAGGCTCATCCCAAACAGAAATGTTCGAAGCGGCATTTCCAGGATTGCAAGCAGGAACATTAGCGTTCGAAATGGGGCGTTATGTAGCCGAATTTGCCCAAAATGGACAAAAATATTTCAACGGGAAAATATTGCCCGTATCCAATACTACGCCCTAA